TCTTGTTGACTTTCGTTTTTATTTCGACTATCTTTCCTATTAGCCATTTCTGGAGGCTAAGCGTGGATATGAACGGTATCGCTCCCGGTCATTCGCAGGTATATATGGCGCTCATTCATGGCGCCGGGTTGGGTAGCTGGGTATGGGAAAATTTAATTCCATATTTGAATTACCCGGCCATTGCCTTGGATTTTCCCGGCCGGGGCGCGGAGCCATCCGATTTAAAACACCTTGGTTTTGAAGATTATGCGCAATCCGTGGCGGATGTTGTGGCATCGCTGGAAACGGATAACGTGGTTCTTGTGGGCCATTCCATCGGCGGAGCGGTGGCCATGCGCGTAACCAACATGGTTCCCGAGAAAATCTCCTCTGTTGTTCTGGTGGGGGGCACGGTCCCCAAAAGCGGCCGATCGAACCTTTCGGTATCCCCCTTTATAGAAAACGCCATGCTTAGGGTGATTTTCTTTTTTTCGCCCACGGTGAAACCGCCAGAAAATCTCATTAAACAGCTTTGCGCCGGGCTGGATGGCGCAACGGCGGACATGGTTTTGAGCAAATATAACCGGGAATCCGCCCGGTTATTTACCGACCCGGTGCAATGGAACCCTTTGCCGGATTCTATTCCCGTTTATTACGTTAAAGATACGTATCTGGATCAGGACATACAGAATCAAATCGTAAGAAGAGTTAAAGCTGAAAAAGTGTTCAAGCTGGGTCACGGCCATTTGC
This DNA window, taken from Nitrospinota bacterium, encodes the following:
- a CDS encoding alpha/beta hydrolase, translated to MNGIAPGHSQVYMALIHGAGLGSWVWENLIPYLNYPAIALDFPGRGAEPSDLKHLGFEDYAQSVADVVASLETDNVVLVGHSIGGAVAMRVTNMVPEKISSVVLVGGTVPKSGRSNLSVSPFIENAMLRVIFFFSPTVKPPENLIKQLCAGLDGATADMVLSKYNRESARLFTDPVQWNPLPDSIPVYYVKDTYLDQDIQNQIVRRVKAEKVFKLGHGHLPMLETPEELGGIINLVAGGALAGAGV